Proteins encoded in a region of the Elaeis guineensis isolate ETL-2024a chromosome 7, EG11, whole genome shotgun sequence genome:
- the LOC105048979 gene encoding uncharacterized protein isoform X1, whose amino-acid sequence MAEGKADRPEDLVLSKPAVEAWAGKDVLSGGNEEEKVLMGFLDESKDQASSDNSIPLSPQWLYAKPIESKIGLSAASGDIRPPNSLTHGTLFDSAQKDVWRLDGSQDKKERRRNVPDVESTRRWREEERETSLLGRRERRKEGDRDIEYRKNDRRSDNTSRETSDSWTLPSSDRWLDVPGRSAVHEVRRDSKWSSRWGPEDKEKDPRTEKKMDVEKEDSHTEKQSFVGNLRPLSESDSRDKWRPRHRQEVSSGGSAVYRAAPGFGLERGRVEGPIVGFAPGRGRSNSIAGLPFKSSSSGPIGAAPAFKTENVLGKSGLSVETFRYPRGKLLDIYRKHKMLPSSDTPPAVLEEVPFITQSDAVTPLAFVAPDANEEALLDDIWKGKVTSSEVAYGSTKDRTERENDSEIDVGDLNLIEKKQGLLSTSSTGERFFVNSAELDSRHVESKDPGAMTAVTDNDACYDIRVSGCNITNSEGERNVLNDDGCMRRPDLKNAKFEVSSSVVPLDVSAKLPDDLNSLFDTSIIHKIPNSNEQLQNSDAEVKLLKQCTSPDELSLFYRDPQGAIQGPFLGADIIKWFEEGFYGADLPVCLSDAPEGTPFRPLGEVMPHLKLKSQSGPANVSGEKSEALDSLKGNLEDFVPASDITDSFAMNDPQWVPSRLRDAPGHQIKPTSAEHEASVDSINDRLSLSNIGQSFHDFAGQDSEEVLYTGRPASGMEKPLGKLANDHIDLSRTSSGLHLMGAEMGEASLANHKIPRDNDLNPLGLLWSELEGTHPKHPLSTNIASFGDQSIDNHAATRDASRFKHQQDHFSLIGDSPNIHDAWPSNSRRNTNSSVLQEAIDSSRLSRFEAEANQFSLEEHLLSQQLQKQHLQQQQLLARQNLDLAGPFLEQIRSSVHQQQSIGQPTPDVEHLLKLQYEQQRYLQQLQHQHQLHQQQQQLHQHQMQLLQQHQHQQQQQQQQQQQQQQQLLLEQLLHQQLQNTGFGALHVDYRRANNMLDEVLFRQQLLNESQQQSRHLPLHHDPAIEQLIQSKFGYNLQRENHDELLELLSHSKRRQMLPLEQQLLLGLQQEQLEARQFSVPSRQPPGMEEERHVGGIWSIDESGQFIRAAAGPHQTHSGRLNQLDFMQPPQRPLSFEQPSQLEQNFMLHEQMQRGLYEPSLHPVERSIPLPAGTPAPNVDFVNTLGRFQGLDTQEQHSHVQSSGQKGQFPSTIRSHQHRISEQLSGSHMDAMERHWSGSNGQLSDKLIESHFNQLQIEAERQRRDMKANCTVEDPNSWASIAGNSGNSERGLGDLLHQKLVLQSQQSLGLVDSVPTSSYEHRDPSWLYSQSSTDSSFNLTSDRLGLGDSMSEGFVKVGHAPHERLANVNLEGQVNSFESSGRLAFRSNSGTLPEQKHLLTDIVEIEKEHFAHSMGGDASIEGIDFSGVKEGKKGKKHGSKGKSMDKLVIDALKSGVEQPSGKNNEDLKVSGPIRHASFGSTGGVGGFFNYEMGADSAYSEEMINDGIAGAFVKGADNSLLKCTRDLHVISSQGASSEIDSAPTKGKNSTSFASLEDGRREAGGNLIVRTSETPASIRKDLRFRRTASSSDADVSEPSFIDMLKSTKKPLPDADSSTGAAEATDAGLGGKSSKKKGKKGRQIDPSLLGFKVHSNRILMGEIQRPDD is encoded by the exons ATGGCGGAAGGGAAGGCGGATCGGCCGGAGGATCTCGTGCTCTCCAAGCCGGCCGTGGAGGCCTGGGCCGGCAAAG ATGTTCTTTCAGGTGGAAATGAGGAGGAGAAGGTTCTCATGGGGTTTCTGGATGAATCAAAAG ATCAAGCATCTTCTGATAATAGTATTCCTTTGTCTCCTCAATGGCTCTATGCGAAGCCTATTGAAAGCAAGATTGGGCTTTCTGCTGCATCTGGG GATATTCGCCCACCAAATTCTTTGACCCATGGAACCTTGTTTGATTCGGCTCAGAAAGATGTGTGGCGTTTGGATGGATCTCAAGATAAGAAAGAACGGAGAAGGAATGTTCCTGATGTTGAAAGTACTCGCCgctggcgtgaagaggagagggaaacTAGCTTGCTTGGTAGGAGAGAACGTAGAAAGGAAGGAGATCGAGATATTGAGTACCGGAAAAATGACCGCCGTTCAGACAATACTTCTAGAGAAACTTCTGATTCTTGGACTTTGCCCTCATCTGATCGGTGGCTTGATGTTCCTGGTCGCAGTGCAGTGCATGAGGTTCGGCGTGACAGTAAATGGTCGTCAAGATGGGGTCCAGAAGACAAAGAGAAGGACCCTCGAACAGAGAAGAAGATGGATGTAGAGAAGGAGGATTCTCACACTGAAAAACAATCTTTTGTCGGTAATCTTCGCCCCTTGTCCGAATCTGATTCTCGTGATAAATGGAGACCACGTCATCGACAAGAAGTTTCTTCTGGTGGATCTGCAGTATATCGTGCTGCTCCTGGGTTTGGGCTAGAGAGAGGACGTGTGGAGGGTCCGATTGTGGGGTTTGCTCCTGGCAGGGGTAGGTCAAACTCCATTGCGGGCTTGCCATTTAAGTCATCCTCTTCTGGACCAATTGGTGCTGCACCTGCATTTAAGACTGAAAATGTACTTGGAAAGTCTGGATTATCTGTGGAGACATTTCGCTACCCAAGGGGGAAACTTCTTGATATTTACAGAAAGCACAAGATGTTGCCATCTTCTGATACTCCCCCTGCTGTCCTCGAGGAAGTTCCTTTCATAACACAGTCTGATGCTGTAACACCACTGGCCTTTGTTGCACCTGATGCAAATGAAGAG GCTCTTTTAGATGACATTTGGAAGGGGAAGGTTACCAGCAGTGAAGTAGCTTACGGTTCTACTAAGGATAGGACGGAAAGAGAAAATGACAGTGAGATAG ATGTTGGTGACCTGAACTTGATTGAGAAGAAACAAGGTCTGCTTTCTACAAGCTCCACTGGAGAGCGATTCTTTGTGAATTCTGCAG AGCTGGATTCTCGCCATGTTGAAAGCAAAGATCCTGGTGCTATGACTGCAGTTACAGACAATGATGCTTGCTATGATATAAGGGTGTCAGGTTGTAATATTACCAATTCTGAGGGTGAGAGAAATGTTCTTAATGATGATGGATGCATGCGACGCCCAGATCTCAAGAATGCTAAGTTCGAAGTGTCTAGCTCAGTTGTTCCTTTGGATGTTAGTGCTAAGCTACCTGATGATTTAAATTCATTGTTTGATACATCAATCATCCACAAGATTCCAAACAGCAACGAGCAGCTTCAGAACAGTGATGCTGAAGTAAAACTTTTAAAACAATGCACTTCTCCTGACGAGTTGAGTTTGTTTTACCGGGATCCCCAAGGAGCGATACAAGGGCCATTTCTAGGTGCTGACATCATCAAGTGGTTTGAAGAAGGCTTTTATGGTGCGGATTTACCTGTATGTTTGTCAGATGCTCCAGAAGGCACTCCTTTTCGGCCGCTTGGTGAAGTTATGCCACACTTGAAACTAAAATCTCAATCTGGCCCTGCTAATGTTTCTGGCGAAAAATCTGAAGCATTGGACTCTTTGAAAGGAAACCTGGAGGATTTTGTTCCTGCTTCTGATATTACTGATTCTTTTGCCATGAATGACCCACAATGGGTACCATCTAGATTGAGGGATGCTCCGGGTCATCAGATTAAGCCTACAAGTGCTGAACATGAAGCTTCTGTAGATTCTATAAATGATAGGTTGTCACTTTCCAACATAGGACAAAGCTTTCATGATTTTGCGGGACAAGATTCTGAAG AAGTGTTGTATACAGGAAGGCCTGCAAGTGGTATGGAGAAACCCTTGGGGAAGCTTGCTAATGACCATATTGATCTATCACGGACCTCTAGTGGTCTCCATTTGATGGGTGCTGAAATGGGAGAAGCCAGTTTAGCCAACCATAAGATTCCAAGAGATAACGATTTGAATCCTCTCGGATTGTTGTGGTCTGAACTGGAAGGAACTCATCCAAAGCACCCTCTCTCAACAAATATAGCCAGCTTCGGTGATCAGAGCATTGATAATCATGCAGCTACAAGAGATGCATCTCGTTTTAAACACCAACAAGATCATTTTAGTCTGATAGGTGACTCCCCCAATATTCATGATGCATGGCCCAGTAACTCCAGGAGGAACACTAACTCAAGTGTACTTCAGGAAGCTATTGATTCTAGTCGCTTGTCACGCTTTGAAGCTGAAGCGAACCAGTTCAGTTTAGAAGAGCACCTGCTTTCCCAGCAGTTACAGAAACAGCATCTTCAACAGCAACAGTTGCTTGCTCGTCAAAACTTGGATTTGGCTGGGCCATTTCTTGAGCAGATCAGGAGTTCTGTCCACCAGCAGCAGTCAATTGGTCAACCTACACCGGATGTGGAGCATCTTTTGAAACTTCAGTATGAACAGCAGCGTTATCTTCAGCAGTTGCAGCATCAACATCAACTGCACCAACAACAACAACAGCTTCATCAACACCAGATGCAATTGCTGCAGCAGCATCAGcatcagcagcagcagcagcagcagcagcagcagcagcagcaacagcagttGCTTCTTGAGCAATTGTTGCATCAGCAATTACAGAACACTGGGTTTGGAGCATTGCATGTCGACTATCGACGGGCAAATAACATGCTTGATGAGGTTTTATTTAGGCAGCAGCTCTTGAATGAGTCACAACAACAGTCTCGGCATCTACCGTTGCACCATGACCCAGCTATTGAACAGCTTATCCAATCAAAATTTGGGTACAACCTGCAAAGGGAAAATCACGATGAGTTATTGGAGTTATTGTCTCATTCCAAGCGCAGGCAGATGCTTCCTTTGGAACAGCAACTTCTTTTGGGTCTTCAGCAGGAGCAGCTGGAAGCAAGGCAATTCTCTGTTCCATCGAGGCAGCCACCTGGCATGGAAGAAGAGAGGCATGTTGGTGGGATTTGGTCAATAGATGAATCTGGCCAGTTCATCAGGGCAGCAGCTGGACCACATCAGACTCATTCTGGTAGacttaaccaattagatttcatGCAGCCCCCTCAGAGGCCGTTGTCCTTTGAGCAACCCAGCCAACTTGAGCAGAACTTTATGTTGCATGAGCAAATGCAGCGAGGGCTTTATGAACCAAGCCTACATCCAGTTGAAAGGTCAATTCCCCTACCTGCAGGTACTCCTGCACCAAATGTGGATTTTGTCAATACCCTAGGACGGTTTCAAGGACTGGATACACAGGAACAGCACAGTCATGTGCAATCATCTGGCCAGAAGGGACAATTTCCTTCAACTATTCGTTCTCATCAACATCGGATTTCTGAACAGCTTTCTGGTTCGCACATGGATGCAATGGAGAGGCATTGGTCCGGATCCAATGGGCAGCTATCAGATAAGTTAATAGAATCACATTTCAATCAGTTGCAGATAGAAGCAGAAAGACAGAGGAGGGATATGAAAGCAAATTGTACTGTTGAGGACCCAAATTCATGGGCATCGATTGCAGGAAATAGTGGGAACTCAGAACGTGGATTAGGAGACTTGCTTCACCAAAAACTGGTTCTTCAATCTCAACAGTCACTAGGATTGGTAGATAGTGTTCCTACATCATCCTACGAGCACAGGGATCCGTCATGGCTTTATTCACAGTCTAGCACTGATAGTTCCTTTAATCTTACTTCTGATAGACTGGGCTTGGGTGATTCAATGTCAGAAGGTTTCGTTAAAGTAGGACATGCACCACATGAGCGATTGGCGAATGTAAATTTGGAAGGACAAGTTAATAGCTTCGAAAGCAGTGGAAGATTAGCTTTCCGATCAAATTCTGGAACATTACCTGAACAGAAACACCTCCTTACAGATATTGTTGAAATTGAAAAAGAACATTTTGCTCATTCCATGGGTGGTGATGCATCTATAGAGGGAATCGATTTCTCTGGTGTgaaggaggggaagaaggggaagaagcaTGGTTCTAAGGGCAAATCAATGGATAAATTAGTTATAGATGCTCTGAAAAGTGGGGTGGAGCAACCAAGCGGCAAAAATAATGAAGATTTGAAAGTTAGCGGACCCATTAGACATGCCTCATTTGGCAGCACTG GTGGGGTTGGAGGCTTCTTCAATTATGAAATGGGAGCTGATAGTGCTTATAGTGAAGAGATGATTAATGATGG
- the LOC105048979 gene encoding uncharacterized protein isoform X3: protein MAEGKADRPEDLVLSKPAVEAWAGKDVLSGGNEEEKVLMGFLDESKDQASSDNSIPLSPQWLYAKPIESKIGLSAASGDIRPPNSLTHGTLFDSAQKDVWRLDGSQDKKERRRNVPDVESTRRWREEERETSLLGRRERRKEGDRDIEYRKNDRRSDNTSRETSDSWTLPSSDRWLDVPGRSAVHEVRRDSKWSSRWGPEDKEKDPRTEKKMDVEKEDSHTEKQSFVGNLRPLSESDSRDKWRPRHRQEVSSGGSAVYRAAPGFGLERGRVEGPIVGFAPGRGRSNSIAGLPFKSSSSGPIGAAPAFKTENVLGKSGLSVETFRYPRGKLLDIYRKHKMLPSSDTPPAVLEEVPFITQSDAVTPLAFVAPDANEEALLDDIWKGKVTSSEVAYGSTKDRTERENDSEIDVGDLNLIEKKQGLLSTSSTGERFFVNSAELDSRHVESKDPGAMTAVTDNDACYDIRVSGCNITNSEGERNVLNDDGCMRRPDLKNAKFEVSSSVVPLDVSAKLPDDLNSLFDTSIIHKIPNSNEQLQNSDAEVKLLKQCTSPDELSLFYRDPQGAIQGPFLGADIIKWFEEGFYGADLPVCLSDAPEGTPFRPLGEVMPHLKLKSQSGPANVSGEKSEALDSLKGNLEDFVPASDITDSFAMNDPQWVPSRLRDAPGHQIKPTSAEHEASVDSINDRLSLSNIGQSFHDFAGQDSEGRPASGMEKPLGKLANDHIDLSRTSSGLHLMGAEMGEASLANHKIPRDNDLNPLGLLWSELEGTHPKHPLSTNIASFGDQSIDNHAATRDASRFKHQQDHFSLIGDSPNIHDAWPSNSRRNTNSSVLQEAIDSSRLSRFEAEANQFSLEEHLLSQQLQKQHLQQQQLLARQNLDLAGPFLEQIRSSVHQQQSIGQPTPDVEHLLKLQYEQQRYLQQLQHQHQLHQQQQQLHQHQMQLLQQHQHQQQQQQQQQQQQQQQLLLEQLLHQQLQNTGFGALHVDYRRANNMLDEVLFRQQLLNESQQQSRHLPLHHDPAIEQLIQSKFGYNLQRENHDELLELLSHSKRRQMLPLEQQLLLGLQQEQLEARQFSVPSRQPPGMEEERHVGGIWSIDESGQFIRAAAGPHQTHSGRLNQLDFMQPPQRPLSFEQPSQLEQNFMLHEQMQRGLYEPSLHPVERSIPLPAGTPAPNVDFVNTLGRFQGLDTQEQHSHVQSSGQKGQFPSTIRSHQHRISEQLSGSHMDAMERHWSGSNGQLSDKLIESHFNQLQIEAERQRRDMKANCTVEDPNSWASIAGNSGNSERGLGDLLHQKLVLQSQQSLGLVDSVPTSSYEHRDPSWLYSQSSTDSSFNLTSDRLGLGDSMSEGFVKVGHAPHERLANVNLEGQVNSFESSGRLAFRSNSGTLPEQKHLLTDIVEIEKEHFAHSMGGDASIEGIDFSGVKEGKKGKKHGSKGKSMDKLVIDALKSGVEQPSGKNNEDLKVSGPIRHASFGSTGGVGGFFNYEMGADSAYSEEMINDGIAGAFVKGADNSLLKCTRDLHVISSQGASSEIDSAPTKGKNSTSFASLEDGRREAGGNLIVRTSETPASIRKDLRFRRTASSSDADVSEPSFIDMLKSTKKPLPDADSSTGAAEATDAGLGGKSSKKKGKKGRQIDPSLLGFKVHSNRILMGEIQRPDD from the exons ATGGCGGAAGGGAAGGCGGATCGGCCGGAGGATCTCGTGCTCTCCAAGCCGGCCGTGGAGGCCTGGGCCGGCAAAG ATGTTCTTTCAGGTGGAAATGAGGAGGAGAAGGTTCTCATGGGGTTTCTGGATGAATCAAAAG ATCAAGCATCTTCTGATAATAGTATTCCTTTGTCTCCTCAATGGCTCTATGCGAAGCCTATTGAAAGCAAGATTGGGCTTTCTGCTGCATCTGGG GATATTCGCCCACCAAATTCTTTGACCCATGGAACCTTGTTTGATTCGGCTCAGAAAGATGTGTGGCGTTTGGATGGATCTCAAGATAAGAAAGAACGGAGAAGGAATGTTCCTGATGTTGAAAGTACTCGCCgctggcgtgaagaggagagggaaacTAGCTTGCTTGGTAGGAGAGAACGTAGAAAGGAAGGAGATCGAGATATTGAGTACCGGAAAAATGACCGCCGTTCAGACAATACTTCTAGAGAAACTTCTGATTCTTGGACTTTGCCCTCATCTGATCGGTGGCTTGATGTTCCTGGTCGCAGTGCAGTGCATGAGGTTCGGCGTGACAGTAAATGGTCGTCAAGATGGGGTCCAGAAGACAAAGAGAAGGACCCTCGAACAGAGAAGAAGATGGATGTAGAGAAGGAGGATTCTCACACTGAAAAACAATCTTTTGTCGGTAATCTTCGCCCCTTGTCCGAATCTGATTCTCGTGATAAATGGAGACCACGTCATCGACAAGAAGTTTCTTCTGGTGGATCTGCAGTATATCGTGCTGCTCCTGGGTTTGGGCTAGAGAGAGGACGTGTGGAGGGTCCGATTGTGGGGTTTGCTCCTGGCAGGGGTAGGTCAAACTCCATTGCGGGCTTGCCATTTAAGTCATCCTCTTCTGGACCAATTGGTGCTGCACCTGCATTTAAGACTGAAAATGTACTTGGAAAGTCTGGATTATCTGTGGAGACATTTCGCTACCCAAGGGGGAAACTTCTTGATATTTACAGAAAGCACAAGATGTTGCCATCTTCTGATACTCCCCCTGCTGTCCTCGAGGAAGTTCCTTTCATAACACAGTCTGATGCTGTAACACCACTGGCCTTTGTTGCACCTGATGCAAATGAAGAG GCTCTTTTAGATGACATTTGGAAGGGGAAGGTTACCAGCAGTGAAGTAGCTTACGGTTCTACTAAGGATAGGACGGAAAGAGAAAATGACAGTGAGATAG ATGTTGGTGACCTGAACTTGATTGAGAAGAAACAAGGTCTGCTTTCTACAAGCTCCACTGGAGAGCGATTCTTTGTGAATTCTGCAG AGCTGGATTCTCGCCATGTTGAAAGCAAAGATCCTGGTGCTATGACTGCAGTTACAGACAATGATGCTTGCTATGATATAAGGGTGTCAGGTTGTAATATTACCAATTCTGAGGGTGAGAGAAATGTTCTTAATGATGATGGATGCATGCGACGCCCAGATCTCAAGAATGCTAAGTTCGAAGTGTCTAGCTCAGTTGTTCCTTTGGATGTTAGTGCTAAGCTACCTGATGATTTAAATTCATTGTTTGATACATCAATCATCCACAAGATTCCAAACAGCAACGAGCAGCTTCAGAACAGTGATGCTGAAGTAAAACTTTTAAAACAATGCACTTCTCCTGACGAGTTGAGTTTGTTTTACCGGGATCCCCAAGGAGCGATACAAGGGCCATTTCTAGGTGCTGACATCATCAAGTGGTTTGAAGAAGGCTTTTATGGTGCGGATTTACCTGTATGTTTGTCAGATGCTCCAGAAGGCACTCCTTTTCGGCCGCTTGGTGAAGTTATGCCACACTTGAAACTAAAATCTCAATCTGGCCCTGCTAATGTTTCTGGCGAAAAATCTGAAGCATTGGACTCTTTGAAAGGAAACCTGGAGGATTTTGTTCCTGCTTCTGATATTACTGATTCTTTTGCCATGAATGACCCACAATGGGTACCATCTAGATTGAGGGATGCTCCGGGTCATCAGATTAAGCCTACAAGTGCTGAACATGAAGCTTCTGTAGATTCTATAAATGATAGGTTGTCACTTTCCAACATAGGACAAAGCTTTCATGATTTTGCGGGACAAGATTCTGAAG GAAGGCCTGCAAGTGGTATGGAGAAACCCTTGGGGAAGCTTGCTAATGACCATATTGATCTATCACGGACCTCTAGTGGTCTCCATTTGATGGGTGCTGAAATGGGAGAAGCCAGTTTAGCCAACCATAAGATTCCAAGAGATAACGATTTGAATCCTCTCGGATTGTTGTGGTCTGAACTGGAAGGAACTCATCCAAAGCACCCTCTCTCAACAAATATAGCCAGCTTCGGTGATCAGAGCATTGATAATCATGCAGCTACAAGAGATGCATCTCGTTTTAAACACCAACAAGATCATTTTAGTCTGATAGGTGACTCCCCCAATATTCATGATGCATGGCCCAGTAACTCCAGGAGGAACACTAACTCAAGTGTACTTCAGGAAGCTATTGATTCTAGTCGCTTGTCACGCTTTGAAGCTGAAGCGAACCAGTTCAGTTTAGAAGAGCACCTGCTTTCCCAGCAGTTACAGAAACAGCATCTTCAACAGCAACAGTTGCTTGCTCGTCAAAACTTGGATTTGGCTGGGCCATTTCTTGAGCAGATCAGGAGTTCTGTCCACCAGCAGCAGTCAATTGGTCAACCTACACCGGATGTGGAGCATCTTTTGAAACTTCAGTATGAACAGCAGCGTTATCTTCAGCAGTTGCAGCATCAACATCAACTGCACCAACAACAACAACAGCTTCATCAACACCAGATGCAATTGCTGCAGCAGCATCAGcatcagcagcagcagcagcagcagcagcagcagcagcagcaacagcagttGCTTCTTGAGCAATTGTTGCATCAGCAATTACAGAACACTGGGTTTGGAGCATTGCATGTCGACTATCGACGGGCAAATAACATGCTTGATGAGGTTTTATTTAGGCAGCAGCTCTTGAATGAGTCACAACAACAGTCTCGGCATCTACCGTTGCACCATGACCCAGCTATTGAACAGCTTATCCAATCAAAATTTGGGTACAACCTGCAAAGGGAAAATCACGATGAGTTATTGGAGTTATTGTCTCATTCCAAGCGCAGGCAGATGCTTCCTTTGGAACAGCAACTTCTTTTGGGTCTTCAGCAGGAGCAGCTGGAAGCAAGGCAATTCTCTGTTCCATCGAGGCAGCCACCTGGCATGGAAGAAGAGAGGCATGTTGGTGGGATTTGGTCAATAGATGAATCTGGCCAGTTCATCAGGGCAGCAGCTGGACCACATCAGACTCATTCTGGTAGacttaaccaattagatttcatGCAGCCCCCTCAGAGGCCGTTGTCCTTTGAGCAACCCAGCCAACTTGAGCAGAACTTTATGTTGCATGAGCAAATGCAGCGAGGGCTTTATGAACCAAGCCTACATCCAGTTGAAAGGTCAATTCCCCTACCTGCAGGTACTCCTGCACCAAATGTGGATTTTGTCAATACCCTAGGACGGTTTCAAGGACTGGATACACAGGAACAGCACAGTCATGTGCAATCATCTGGCCAGAAGGGACAATTTCCTTCAACTATTCGTTCTCATCAACATCGGATTTCTGAACAGCTTTCTGGTTCGCACATGGATGCAATGGAGAGGCATTGGTCCGGATCCAATGGGCAGCTATCAGATAAGTTAATAGAATCACATTTCAATCAGTTGCAGATAGAAGCAGAAAGACAGAGGAGGGATATGAAAGCAAATTGTACTGTTGAGGACCCAAATTCATGGGCATCGATTGCAGGAAATAGTGGGAACTCAGAACGTGGATTAGGAGACTTGCTTCACCAAAAACTGGTTCTTCAATCTCAACAGTCACTAGGATTGGTAGATAGTGTTCCTACATCATCCTACGAGCACAGGGATCCGTCATGGCTTTATTCACAGTCTAGCACTGATAGTTCCTTTAATCTTACTTCTGATAGACTGGGCTTGGGTGATTCAATGTCAGAAGGTTTCGTTAAAGTAGGACATGCACCACATGAGCGATTGGCGAATGTAAATTTGGAAGGACAAGTTAATAGCTTCGAAAGCAGTGGAAGATTAGCTTTCCGATCAAATTCTGGAACATTACCTGAACAGAAACACCTCCTTACAGATATTGTTGAAATTGAAAAAGAACATTTTGCTCATTCCATGGGTGGTGATGCATCTATAGAGGGAATCGATTTCTCTGGTGTgaaggaggggaagaaggggaagaagcaTGGTTCTAAGGGCAAATCAATGGATAAATTAGTTATAGATGCTCTGAAAAGTGGGGTGGAGCAACCAAGCGGCAAAAATAATGAAGATTTGAAAGTTAGCGGACCCATTAGACATGCCTCATTTGGCAGCACTG GTGGGGTTGGAGGCTTCTTCAATTATGAAATGGGAGCTGATAGTGCTTATAGTGAAGAGATGATTAATGATGG